The Leguminivora glycinivorella isolate SPB_JAAS2020 chromosome 7, LegGlyc_1.1, whole genome shotgun sequence genomic interval AATGGAAAATGGAATACTTCTTGAAAATCCTATCttacagaaatcgcgaagcgttcGGTTGATGAAACTGGTGACCGAAGGGCTGGCGACTTCCTTGCACACCATACGATATCAGCATTGCGTTACAgagaggaaatgtcgccagcatcctGTCGCATACTCTCGCAGTTAGTCTTAGTTTTCATGTATTAAATGATGTGTAAATAAGTTTATGTATGTACCCAAAGAGTATTAAATCACcactatgtacctaaataaatggATTTAAGAGCATCATATAAAAAATCCTGTCGACAAATGACGAATAttattacataatatgtatattctGAATAACAAATTTGACTCACCGGGTGCCCATTTGAATCGACATAGGTATCAGCTTGGTAGGTACCAAATTGTAAAGTTCACAAAATACAACacagcaatttatttatttgaataaaaccGCCTATGTAAAACTGCTACATTTGAAACTGTTGTCCATTTTGTCTTCTTAAATGTTGCtatgtataattttataatggtACCTCTCCCCCACAAACTACTAATGGcggctgtacacatatggccaacggttccaccaaccctttgtgaaacccattggccaagataagagccgctgtttacacattggcgaaccaatcacttggcattggctcttcatgaaagatggacgtggaatggaaaagtctaggaaattctaggtcatagacgttgtcagaaacatttcattaaaaaataataaccccgtcattgaggtatatgtactacgtactagaggcgacgttgccaagcgaaaactctgcacatgctgacaaatgcgcggggtgcggggagcggttatttacgcgtagagtaggtctaccaccagatgtgacacattattatattctgcctaacgggaattttacattatagttaaataaaatacggatattctagtcaaacttatttatttatttacaacttaaacaatacaaattaatacaaaataattgtgctgtatttatcttcttcttctaatATAAATAATGAACATATATAgtggtcagttggtaaccaagtttcctcagcacgatttttttggacaaagcgtatcaattgttcccttttttcatgaccaggccgaagaaaactgcaaaaagtgagcgtgctaaaaatacaattttactcaaaaactattaactatatatattaaacaaataaactttttttatattttagtaacataattaatgaaatagtaagtagttacttaataattttccaaatagaaatatttatatttcgtaACTccattagaggtgaaacacactagtaggaacagtgtaaatggcacatctgcgcggttaactttttatagtctatgattgcgtcaccaaaatggcggcagtgtcgctcccgctcgcgagtttgtagaatattcaatcttaaaatattatagacgagttttttgtttaatttaccgatgaaatgtcacaccttggcttttatttgatttcctcgagtgattagtacaatttttaagcacacaagaaggcattattcacgtggaaagtatgtgcatcacggcacgtcactgcaccgcaaggacctggtaaggactgacaacgttgcggtccattggaccgcagtggggtgtgtaaaaattctcttagcaacgtcgcctctagtacgtagtacatatacctcaatgaaccccgtagtaaaattcaattatttgaaatattaacaattttttgaatattctgataagaacatttatcttttttaggaaatacattaaacatttgcaaggttaatattgtcttcggttaccgcgatagttactcatgaaataaaactatggaaacggattaaatcgcgtataatgaatttaaaatacatcccgacgtttcgaactctttacagcgttcgtggtcaacgggtgactgaggaaaaattaaaatgtgcaaaagctacccacttacaagaaatattaacgaaccatgaccacaaataatatagatttctaaggcaggttcacacactattaataaagctagttatacaatattcaaaaaaatttaccattactctgttaaaaaataattaagcaattaatctacacaaaattgacaaagaaacaaactgcaaatgtcccacaccatacaacacaaatgcctcacagccttcgtcgtgcttgttccattatcagatgtactactggatcccaagccggtggtaaagtaaagccattctctctattaaagtttggatatttcttgatctcaatggcctctcgcaacattctgggtatatatcgcttcttcttgccttagaaatctatattatttgtggtcatggttcgttaatatttcttgtaagtgggtagcttttgcacattttaatttttcctcagtcacccgttgaccacgaacgctgtaaagagttcgaaacgtcgggatgtattttaaattcattatacgcgatttaatccgtttccatagttttatttcatttgcaaggttattttatttcctaaaatctacactattattggcatagataaacttattattttcgtaaatatttcactactgtcctctctgacggctgacgaccaactgaatgaagcgccaacgtgtaaacgcagttggccattggcgccaagatcctttgatgtgtggacaaaaaaccgacaccaatcggttggccggcaagcgcaagcgccaactgccaacttacggccaagtagccctctacacgcttggccaagggggttggtggaaccgctggccatatgtgtacagcggccataagaaGATACTATACTTCAGTTATATATCTTTACTCTTTGATACTACGTATCTCTCCccacttattataaaatgtttgaCGTAACATTGTGTCACATGGATAAGTATTTTCATTCTATAATTAAGAGCATTTAAAGATAtcataataagtaatatatttaagtaattttccttataatacttataatctaaGCGAACAATTTTGAAGATTTAAAGCTAGCTCCGTAAACATAAggattaaattttattttttactacaGCAACATTATGTTACGTAAtctcaaagacctttacaggggacagctcaatcacattttttgccatacgaaattaaaccttattactgaaacagaaagtcgatcgtatcagactagcgaaaacggtccacatgagagggcattgtttgggctggtgtccctctcgcacgtgttgccagtgttaatgaggttcccatattagtagtatttttatctgtatattgcctgactttataacttcttattttattttaatgttatattcaaactagggtttcgatatatttcaaaaaatttgaaaataattataatgtaattattttgatgccagtaaatcaaagatttgtataattaaaaaatactttcaattgggtgttagtagatttagtagttactttgaaaattgactggtatttccaatttatgacagtgatgacgtcactgaataatgttgacattgtcagcaagtgcgagagggacaccagcccaaacaagtacctctcatgtggacacactttttgacctaactaaacaatctagtttaatagtTCTAAATCTATGCGTAATCTTTTTAATTTCCTTATTgaaatgtacataaaataattatcttcCAAAATGGTTTAGTCTCTGAATGTAGTGATTTATTGTTAGTCTTGTAATAATTTACACAGAAATCACAcaatttatttctaagaaatcaGAAAAGTTTAAGCTTAAGTTATAAGCTTTTGACTTAATATTTTAAACTAGCCTGGCAACCCTGAAACTGTCAAATCTCGCATGAAATTGATTTGTTGATGGTTCTTGCAAGTTGCATTATTTAAATTTGCAGATAAAAATAATGCATACAATCACACTAATTCATTGAAAACACAGTACAAACTTATAATTAcaggaataaaaatataatcagaATGGGTGACGGCCAAAACGGCTTCGGTAAGATTtgtactttgtttatttttcggATAAACTATCCTGCTGGGTGTGGATTACAGTAATTTGAGAAATAGAACATTAAAAATTGTTTACAGAGGACAATGAGATGCTCCAAGCATTGTATGACTTCGAAGCGACGTTGGCGAAAACCTTGAGCTTTACGGAGGGTGAATTTTTCTATCTTCAACAACAGAACGTGAAACAGAGGAACTGGTGGCATGTCGTTAATAGGAGAGGTCAAGTCGGCTTCGTGCCCTCCAATTACGTCGCTACAGTCAAGGTCTGACCCGTTCCTATTATGTTTTGCAATTAGAGTACTATTAGATCAGTAATTCAGTGTGTGTTTACTTTTAGGTGGAGCCAGAGTTCTTTATTGCGTTCCTTAGTAGTTGCATTAAGTCTCTGAATGAGGATAGTGCTATGTCGGGACAGAAGCAGGAGTTGTTAGCTAGGTTGAGTGAAAAGAAGAAGCAACTGCAGATGCTAACGAGGCCGCAGAACAAGAAGCCACCGGCACCGAAGCCTCCACCACGCTTAGATGATGCAACACCTCCTAACGGTGTCTCTCCATCTTTTGACTTGAGGCCTGTTGTGTCTCAGCAGTATATTAGTGAGGAAAGAGATAGTTCTTCACCTAAATCTGTTGTTGGTGAGTAATTTCTTCATTGTATTTGtcattataaatttataaagtGCAATTATATAAACTCAGATAATGATAAAAATCTTGGTGCTAAATGTTATGTCCAAGGGGACCAGGTGATGCTACTATTGAATATGCTTGCATTGTCACTGTCAAGTTGGTTAGAGAGAGATAGAAAAAcatgtttaattaaatttttcaGACAATGATGATCATAGCAAGAAAACCGGCATTACCAAAACCTCCTCAATCCAGTTATCGTCAGACACAGACAACCAAGACGACAGCCAGGACAGCAGTGAGAGCATCAAACCTAACGCCATCTATGACATAGTGCAGTCAGTACGGAAGGAGACACAGCTCAGCCATGAAATGTCTAAAGTTGCTGTGGAAACAGTTCTTATATCCTTGAGGGTACGTTTTGGCATTATTTTACATGAAAGAGTCTCCTGACAGGTGTAATTACTTCTTCTGATACAAACATTTGAATTAGACGGGTCCACACTGAGCGAGGCACGTCCTGAGGCAATTTCCTCGCGCGGAAAACGTGCTATGTAGTCATGCCTCAGCCAAAGCAGGGTGCGCGTTATGCTAGGCCGAGCAACTTGCCTCAGCCAAGGCACGTCTACATAGGCGACTGCCGTGCTAGCACATTTCCTCGCGACATgactcgctctgtgtggacccggctatccTCATTTTAAAACTATGCATTGTGATTTTATCCTAGAGCCATCAATGTAGCAAGCTCAGGCCCCGTAgttgaatggcacaaacgctcaaaaaacgaaacgctcgtagatatctatctctatcgctcttgcgtattggcgcgacagagccagactacctttcgcggcgtttcgttttcatttcgcgtcgcagaagtgccattcggctacggcaccaggtcaGACTGGTCATTATGTTTCATATATGCACCATTGTAACTACTAaagttatctatttaagtacataaCTATGAGTAATCAAATAAGAAGCAGACTAAGGGCCATTGACACCGCACTATCTATTGTCAAAGTTCATCACAATCAGTCTGACTTGACTGTATGAATGTTACAATAGATTGTAAAATAATACATAGTGTGAGATTAATGAAAGGGAatttgtttgtttacattatttgcaTTTTCTATTAACGCCACACCAATttgtacaaatatttatatattagactttttttttaatacattactagaattaataatattataacttACACATGGTGTATGATgaggtaaacaaaaaaaaaaatagacatgTGATAGGTTTATAAAATTTTCTGGATTTCGCTTTTAGAGTCAATACCAATTCATAAAAAACATCTTATTGCAACTTGGTGCACTTTGCGTCATATGTAACTTCAGTTGCAACGGACTTACTCAATAGTATATCTAATACTAAACCAAATCTCTGctacaattttaaataaaccgATTATGCTCATTTCCAGGAGTTCCTACCAGGTGGTGCCGCGCGTTCAATCATCGACGCGCTTCTCCGAGAAGCGAACAGCAACATAACCTGCCCCCGTAACGCTATGGACGCCGCGCCGGACGCTCTACGCATGCTGACGGCGCTCAACGCGCTCTCGAAGGCGGCTAATGACGCGCAGCAGCGCGGCTGGGCGCTGCACGACGACGCTCACGACATACAGACGCAGCTTCTCGAACTTATATCTGTTATGGTGAGTAGgtatagtaaataatataatatattacataataagCCTTTATTTCCttcacatacaaaaaaattgcatttttttacatgtaccttgttattttaggtatataagttttatttaagcTAAGGCCCCAGCTAAGGTCAAATAATTGCCAGGCTTTTTGGTCTCCTGCCATTGTTTTCCAATCCCGTCCTGCTGTTCTTTCTGTATCGTCAGCCAACCATTCTTTTGGGCGACCTCTGCCCCTGTAGTTGATTGGGCCCGACCAGTGAgtatattacaagcttttatttactttcacatGTCCCGTTGTCTGTCTGTAATCAAATATTGCAAGCAAAATTTTACCCACTTCCCggttgagctgaaattttgtacgcATACACCCTCTTttaattgaattccgttaactttaagggatggttctttagatcaaatacaattaatttctctgaaaaactagcgtcttaactcttacggttatcgagttattaaaaaaataaaaataatttctgaacacgtgtgtgacagcctttaccacttcccaatgttatttgttttgacatgtgccgtcaaccacttgacactaacttgaatattattcgtAAGAGACAcactaataattttttttttttgcgaatttaactaaaagtgtggttgtcgaatttaacagaaaacaaaaaaaacgcgGTGTATAAATGATGTGATGATGGACCTGAGGAATAACAGTCGctttcgataaccgtaaaacTCACTGCCAATGTTTGTTTCAGTCGAACGCTGACGTGAATATATCGCAACACGTGCTGAGCAGCCACAAATACTCTTACGTGACAACCCTAGTGCAGTACTACCAGATGGAGACGCGATGGCCGTTAAGACAACTACTCTTGCAGGTATCACTCAACTTCCAGCTTTGAGGCACTGGTCCCAAAGCGAGCAAGCGGTGAGCTATCGGCGATAgagacaaaagatagtcgcaatcgtgtaaataaaagagagagctaGTGAGTTATAGCCCTCTGCCGCAAAATGTACAAAAAGCAAAATGTACACAACGCGCAAAATGTAACAACAGGCAAAATGCTAAATACGCAAAATGTGCAGAAGATAAAACGTACAATAAGCGGAACGTACAAAAGCACATTGTACAATAGCATAATGTACAAATCTGAAAATGCGCACTACTAGCAAAACGTACAATACGTAAAACGTGTAATATGCAGATAAAGTTGATAGCAAAATGTACTTTTATTCGCCTTTTGTGTGTCCCAGATCCATGGACAAAGATGACTTCTTACCATCAGGCAGGCCGTATGCTTGCTTGTCAATAGACGGCAGATCGATTTTCAACAAGTTGTCTTACAACAAACTTAATTATCAACTTTTGTGATGAACTTATCTAAAGTACATAAAGTGCAAGTTTGTTATCTCTGAGTTGACCCATTATATCTTTGACCTACAGAGAATGTTCAATAGTGATAAGTGCTTTAGGAATCCCCTTTCGAGTACAAAACTATGTTCAATGATCGTATTCTCGTTTATTCGATTACATTCcatatttccaaaaatacataCCTTTTTATAACTTATACAAATACGCATTATTGTGCTTCGAATTTTTATGTATACGAGTTTTTTTCCGGTTTTTCCATATATTAAATTATCTAAATTAATGAATATCTCATTTCCAGGCCTTCGGCGTAATGTGTGGCCTAGAGCGCACCGCACTGGCCACCTTAGCGCTATCGCAGCTCCGCCAGAGATCGCTCGTGATATGCGAGACAACCCTCGCGCTGTCAGCCGCCTGTCGCACTCCGCACTGCTACTATCCATGGTGTTGTCTATGGCCGACAAGCTGCCTGTCACACACTTCGGTAAATAGTCTGTAACTAAGCGTGACACTAGCAACAGTAGAACTAGCTGGCGTAATGTGTAGCCTAGAGCGTACCGCATTGGCCACCTTAGCGCTATCGCAGCTCCCGCCTGAGATCGCACGCGATATGCGAGACAACCCTAGCGCTGTCAGCCGCCTGTCGCACTCCGCACTTCTACTCTCCATGGTCTTGTCTATGGCAGACAAACTGCCTGTCACACACTTCGGTAAATACTATACCTatacgtgtctgtctatctagaATCGTACGAAAACCCGAATGGTTTGGACAAACAGATAGTTTTGTAGATTACGGTTGGTAACTCGTCAGGCCGTGAAATGGACACGCGCGACCAGCGGTGCGGCGAGCGGCATAACAATTTgtctataggtacttacttacttcactaGCTCAGTgccccaaaaaggatcttggcctccgacacaaaaGATCGCCACTCTACCCTATCCTGAGCCACTTCACGTTCACaagtgcggacaggtctttTAGAGCgtcctcgcaccagcgataaCTGTCCtgtgaaaatgtcaattttttgATTCACCGCTGCCGACGGTCGGGTTCTTGACCACGGTTTTATTAGTATTTtagtcttatttatttatttatttacttacagtatacaATTGTACCTTAACAGCTAAGGCCACAGCGGCACAAATTGTTATCGATAATACTTATACATCCAGTACACaagtatattttacaaaattatcttAATTAATAGTGATACTACTTACAGGCATCTCTCTCTCAATCACCTTCTTACATTCAATCATCAATCGTCCAATTGCACTAGCGAACAAATCACACTCCGGGTATGCTTCTAGCACGGAGTTGAGCAGTGCGTGCGCGCGCGCGACCGGCGCCTGCGCGTGCGCCCGTGTGCGCGTGGCGCCCTCCGCCAGCAGCGGATGGCGCCGCGCGCGAGTGTACTGGTTAGGCACAAATAAGCGCATGAAGGCTTCGACCAGATCCACGCTATCTATTGTGCTTCTTATAACCCCGATCGTAAATTTCGCCAGAGAGAGTAACCTCCGTAACTGAAGCGAGTCGTATCCCAGATGTCCCTGCAAAAACAACGTGGGGTACATATACGGATAGCacgtgtgtatttttttgtataatgcTCTGAGATACGCCTTTTGAACTTGTTCCAGCATGAGGATATATTTACTCTCATGCGGACTCCACACCACTGCGTTCGTTTCGAGTATACTACGCACGAGTGCCGCATATAACACGCGTGTGGCTTCCACTGTC includes:
- the LOC125227954 gene encoding LOW QUALITY PROTEIN: NCK-interacting protein with SH3 domain (The sequence of the model RefSeq protein was modified relative to this genomic sequence to represent the inferred CDS: inserted 2 bases in 2 codons), coding for MGDGQNGFEDNEMLQALYDFEATLAKTLSFTEGEFFYLQQQNVKQRNWWHVVNRRGQVGFVPSNYVATVKVEPEFFIAFLSSCIKSLNEDSAMSGQKQELLARLSEKKKQLQMLTRPQNKKPPAPKPPPRLDDATPPNGVSPSFDLRPVVSQQYISEERDSSSPKSVVDNDDHSKKTGITKTSSIQLSSDTDNQDDSQDSSESIKPNAIYDIVQSVRKETQLSHEMSKVAVETVLISLREFLPGGAARSIIDALLREANSNITCPRNAMDAAPDALRMLTALNALSKAANDAQQRGWALHDDAHDIQTQLLELISVMSNADVNISQHVLSSHKYSYVTTLVQYYQMETRWPLRQLLLQAFGVMCGLERTALATLALSQXPPEIARDMRDNPRAVSRLSHSALLLSMVLSMADKLPVTHFEILGVEFAEFLLELIENPPETDVDEQIPDLFLTLLLAYNLQFDTPVDNLLLNALENRDNAKTFCEKVLLLLNREDDPVHIFDHEPAPAHSVLKLVTDLFSRKKTAEHFYTNDVKVAIDIIVRQLADLSPGETRRQEYLKILQGIIRNTDYGSHLHRRDDLLRCFARIFCEEGDXSRDDQALVRAISNEFPQYFKA